cccaccccagcaggaTTGCTGGGAGGGACTCTGGAGGAAAACCTCtctgcctggcatatagtaggtgctctaTTCCTGCGCTTTTCTCCCCGCATTCTACCTTAGAGGGGCTCACAGCCTGGTGGGGGCCAGGGGAGTCAGATAAGGCTGATTACCACGCGGGGCGGCGGAGGGTTGTGTTCTGCTAACTGGGAGCATGACAGAAAGAACCAGCCAGTGGGATAGGCTTCAAAATGGAGGCTGAGCAGTCTTATAGGAATAAGTAAGAGTTTGCTGGGACAAGAGACTgcaaagactcagaaagaaagTTGGAAGAAGAGTGTGGAGGCCCAGGGTCTCGGAAAGCTGGAGTGTTGAGACTCAGGGTGGGGACCCCAGCAGTGGAAAAGATGCCCAGGCAGAGGGCACTGCTGTGGGTGTCGACAGGTCTGGGTAAGAATCGCCCCCACCCCTCAAAGAATTGTTTCCGTGCTCGCTGTAGTCAAAGCCTTTAATCCTGCAAGGGCCGCCCTGGCGTGAAGAGCCCTCAGAAACCTGGTGTGAGCCTCCCAACAGTAGCTGGTTTGGCCTCTTTCACACACGTAACCGGCATAACCCTCCCTCTGATCTCATCCCAAGCCATCTCGCTGGAGGACAATTACTCCTGCTTAAAAATGGCCCTCAGCTGTGAGCCAAGACTCAGGAGTGGGACCATCCAGTTGGGAGGAAAGATGTTTTTGGAAAAGTTTCGAACTTCTTAAAAAGTTCACTTTTCAAAGCGGGCTTCTCTTGgtcaggaaaaggggagaaagccTTAAGAAGGTTCCTGGGCAGAAGGAATGAAGccaaggggggaggggaggccttTTTCAGTCTCTTGTAGAGAAAGCCAAGAGCCGGCGTGTGGCAGACTTCTGGGTCTGCCTCCCGACAGCTGGTTTAGATTTTTGTGTGATTAACCGACATCTTCCTGTTGCTTTGCCACATGTATCTAGCAAGCCTCTTTTACCTTATAAGGAAAATCCTTTGTAGAGTGTAGAAGCTTTGATTGCAGGAAGGGGTGGAGCCCAAAATGACTAGCAGTGACTAGCAGTTTTtcaagaatacatatatatgtatatctgtacaTAGAAGAATATATCTCAGAACTATTTCCGTTCCAGATAGTTGAAAATGTGCCAAAAGCATGGTTGTCAGGATTCAGAATCCTCCATAAAAGGAggggctctttaaaaaaaaacaaaacctactcATGAATCAAGCATCGCCGCATGATCTGAGAAATCAGTGCCTTGACTACTGGTGGGCGTGAGGTTTCTTTGTGGGGTGACAAAACTTTTGGGAATTAGATGGTGGTGTTGGTTACACAATTTTGTAAGTGTACTAAAAAAACGTTGAGGGGAGGAGTCCGTTCCTGCTCCAGTTGCTGAAGGAGTGAAGATTCATCTAattttaagaagaataaaaagcaCCCACTCTTTGGAAGGAGTGGGTGACAGTTCTTAAAATAGCTCATCAGTGGTTTAAATGGATTCTCCACACTGGTGTTCCGGAGGAAGCTGTGATCAGAAACACCTGCGGGAATTTCCTCTCCCTCCGCAATTAGGATAGTGGAGCTAAGAAAAGTTTCCTGATTCTGTGTTTTTTCAGCAACTCTGGCCTCATTCTGTTACTCCTCTAATTTTTTACAGCCCTCCCCCATTTGGagattctttctttgtcttgttCTGAAGAAGCCAGGGTGACTTTATACTTCTCCCATCAGTTGGGCCCTATTTTACCAGTTCTCAATACTCCTAAGTGTGAGGCCTCAAAGCCCCCACAGGACTCAAGAGTGTAGATTTGGCAAGGGAAGAACCTTGGGCTGGGGCTCAAGAAGCTGTTCCCTGCCAGCTCTGGGACACTGAAAAAGACTGtttcccctctcctgcctctctcAGTTTTCCCAACTGTAAAATGGGTGAGATCCACGAGGATTAAATGGGGGAGAATCATGGCAGCAAGAGCTGCCCTTTGTGGGACTTCCCACATGCCAGCTTCGATGCCACACCCTTGCATTACAGTCCCCAGAAAGGTATGAAGGAAACGGGCCCTGGGATAGGCTCAAAGCAGGCAGGGAGGCTGCCTGCTCAGTGCCACATGGCTGAACACTGGCGGGGCGAGGATTCTGACCAGTACGTTTTGATCCTCGAATTCTTGCTCTTATGCATGCCAACGTATTTATTACCTTCCTTGTAGGTGAAAAGCCAGTAAAGCCGTTCCGCCATCTCTCCCGTGCCTGTAACcaaattttctttgctttcttataTCATTTTGTCCCAACATCTCTCAGCCAGCCTTGATTAAAGATGGAGTTCCAGTTGGGCTGCCCCGactcagcacccccaccccagttaTATACGGCCAGCATATAACTGAGGCATCCAGAGTCTTGCATTTGTCTTAACATTCAGGTGGCTAGGAGCAGACCTTGTATGACAGAGTGAGCTTGTTGCTTGGTGGCCTTGCTCTCTAGAAGTCCCATGGAGAGGCCAGCACCATCCTCTTAGAAGATACAGCttgcttctctctctgtcctgTATTGACTTGAGCGCTGTGCTCCCTcgagttcaactctttgcaaccctacggactgtagcctgccaggcgcctctgtccatggggattctcaagaatactggagcgggttgccatttcctcctccaggggatcttcctgacccaggattgaacccacatctcttgctttagcagatggattctttactactactgccacaccagggaagcccgtaatgACTTGAGAGCCTGTCCTATTGGGAGAGTGCAATGACATTTGGGGGAAATTCACATTGTCCAGAAGAGACAGTCTGAATTCCTTACCGCCTGGATTCCTGGGTGGGCTTCAGCGGGGGAAGCATGTTAGCTGGAGAAAAGGGCACTGTGTGAGTGGAAGGCTGGCTGACCTACGTCCTTCTTAACCTGGTTCCGCGTCTGACCTCCCTAGGCCGAAGGTGATGTGGCAGCTCTCAATCGACGCATCCAGCTCGTTGAGGAGGAGTTGGACAGAGCTCAGGAACGACTGGCCACAGCCCTGCAGAAACTGGAGGAGGCGGAAAAGGCTGCAGATGAGAGTGAGAGGTGAGGACGCTTTGAACCCGGTGGCATGAGCGTTTACTTCTGGGAAATTGGGGTCGTGCCATACTGCCAACCTCCCGGAGCTGGGGTGAGAGTCAGTGAGATCCCGGggacacacatgtgtacacaaacATACAAATGGGCAACAACACCTTGTAAACCATCCTGCTGTGTGTGGAGGCATTTGATGTGGCGGTTATGAAGGAAAGCTACCACCAGAAAGAGGAAGGCAAAAAATGGGCAGATGTGAGACTGTAGCTGTGACTGTCGTTGGCAGGCATTTCTCAGAGCGCTGTGTGTCCTGTTCTCTGAAAGTCACTGTGCGTCTGGTTGTCAGCAATCTCAAGACCTCAGTTTCCAGGGTGATATGAGAAGGCGGGGGATGAAAACTTGGAATGGGCTGTCTGCAAAAGTGATTATTAGCAGTGCTTCAGGCTCTGGGTCACTGGACAACTATGTGTCGGGGACATGCACGAACCACTCCGATTAAAGTATTTGCAACTGATAGCACTTCTTACCTCCAGGGCATTCTCCTGCTGCCTCCAGCAGGGTGCTGTGTCCTCATGAGCAGCACGCCTTGGTGCAGACTCTGGAGGACTATGGGCAGATTGTGTAATTCACAGAAGCGGCCATCTCCGTGTGGTGGTCAGTGGGTTCctggtgtggtggtggtgtgggCTAGGCTGGTGGTCCTCACATATCTGCCACAGCATCACACCAGAATTCACACTGGACTCATCCACCATAGTtcaagtttcccaggtggcactagaacCCGCCTCCCAGTGCAacagatgcagattcgatccctgggttgaggaagatcccctggaggagagcatggcaactcactccaggattcttgcctggagaatcccatggacagaggagcctggcgggctacagtccatggggttgcaaagagtcggccacgactaaagcaacttggcaCATGGGCACCATAGTTCTCTGGTAGAAACTTCTCCCAAGGATCCATTCCTGGTGGTGGGGGCTAAACCAACTGGAGAATCTTGGCGACTGACTTTTTGAGTTGCCTAAGGGGGAGTTTGCCGTACAGTGGAATAGCCCTTAGGAGGGCACAGATCACGGTGCGGGCTCTGCTTTAGCCACTTCATAGAGTGAGAGGGCAGTAGTTCAGGGCAGCCATGTGGAAGTATGAAGGATCCAGTCACAAGTTGCTCACGGCTGTGCCAGGGGCCTCAGCTAGGTGCTTCCCTTGTTCACAGTCACACCGGCCTGGCCAGGCATCTCACTCATTTCTCACACCTCCCCAAGTCAAAAGGCCCTTCGCTTGTTGGTATCATGTTACCAGCAGCCGTTGATGGCGCCCTTGTTAGAGCCTGATGTTTAGGTGGAAGGGATTCTATACTTGGGAGCTGAAGAATCTAGATCTAAGTCCTTCCACTGCCATTTACTATGGGGCCTTGAGCTAGTCCCTTTGATCGGCCCCTTGactgcaggggattttccaagCTTGCTGATCTCAGGGCCTGGTACaggcttgcatgctcagttgtgtccaactctttgtgaccccatggactgtgtaacccgccaggctcctctgtccaaagaatttttcaggtaagaatactgcagtgggttgtcgtttcctctgctaggggatcttcccaacccagggattgaacccaagtctcttgcgtctcctgcattggcaggcagattctttaccactgtgccacctggaaagcccagtacGGGCCTGGAGAGTGTTTTGATAGTTAGCTGAGAATGGCAGGGACAGTCCGAATGGAAGTGTTTATTAGAAGTATAATAATGGTCCTCCGTGGGCAGGCCTGACACACACTGATACATTATACTGGGTTGGCCTCTTCTTTGGAGATATCTGAGTTTAGCATGTCCACTCCACACAGTGCAGGCCACAGTGAGCTCCATTTCGTGGTCAGAAGTGGTAGGGCACTTCCAGCTGTTCCCAGGACACTGTCCTACCCCTAGTGGACGTATCCACTTCAGTTCAGGCCTTCCTCACCCATCACTTTGTGGATATCTGCCTCTTACCTGGTCTTCCCACTGAAGTCCCAGCCATCATTCTGGTTTCCATTCACACTTGTTTCTGAAACCTTCCCGTGGTTCCCTGTTCCCTCGGAGAAAAACCCTTAGCCTGTCATTCAGGCGGCCTGTGGTGCAACCACCCTGACTTCCCTGCCATATTCTTTCATTCCTCTGgggctttctgtttttctgaactttttattttgtattggagcatagccaattaacaatgttgcgatagtttcaggcggacagcaaagggactcagccctacatatacatgaatccattctcccctaaaccccCGTCCCTTCCAGGCtcccacataacactgagcagagttccctgtgctatacaaacAGTCCTTGTTAGTTACCCATTTAAAAtctagcagtgtgtgtgtgtccatcccagactcccaaactctcccttccccccagcaacataagtttgttttataagtctgtgagtctctttctgctttgtaagttcatttgtatcacttctttttagattccacatataaggggtgtcgcacaatatttctccttttctgtctgactcgGGCTTTCCTTGTGatccagctggtaaagaatctacctgcaatgtgggagaactgggtttgattcctgggttgggaagatcccctggagaagggaaaggctacccactccagtattctggcccagagaattccatggactgtatagtccatggggtcacaaaagagtcagacacgactgagcgactttcacttctgtctgacttacttcactgaatATGCCAACCACTATgtccatccatcttgctgcaaacggcattatttcattctttttaaaggctgagtaatattccattgtatgtatgtaccacatgtCCTTTATCCATTCTCTGGGGCTTTCTTGTATATCGCTCTCTCTCACTGAAGAATACCTTTCCTCTCCTTGTTCACTTGTGGACTCTCTTCTGAGAAGCCCCTTGTGATATACAAACACACCCTCCCTACCCCACTCCTCACCCCAATGCAGTAGAATCCATCATTCCCACAGCCAGGCCAGCCCAGACCTTCGATCAGATCCTGGTAACTGTTGGCGTACAAGTCCCCCTCGTCACTAGTTAGTGAGAGACTATGGGATAGGAGTGTGGACTCCAGAACCACATTACCggggtttgaatcccagccctgCTTCTTACTGGCTGTGTAACCTCGAGCAAGTTACTTAGCTCCTCTATGCCAGTTTCTTCCTCTCTGAAATAGGGATACTGTACCTATTTCTAGGGACAGGGATTGTGAAGTTTAAAAATGGTGCCTGGCAATCAGCAAAGATGCACATGAGTGTGAGCAGCTCTAGTTGCCTCTTTGGAGTGTGGCTCTTGGTAGGTGTCAGTGAAGTGTTTAGATGAGTTAGATGCCTGAAGGTGTGCAATGAGGTGGTCATGTGTGTGTGGAGGCAATGACAGGTTCTGCTCCTTGCAGAGGGATGAAGGTGATAGAGAACCGCGCCATGAAAGATGAGGAGAAGATggagattcaggagatgcagcttAAAGAGGCCAAGCACATCGCCGAGGAGGCCGACCGCAAATACGAGGAGGTGagtggtggggagtggggctggCAGATGGCAGTAGCAGGAAGCGGGGAGGAAATGGACCTGTGATAGGGAAAACCCTGGGGCCGTCTAAAGGAAGCTCTTGGTCAGCTCAGCTGTCCTTCTGCATCCACATCTGTTTTTTTCCGAAGACGGCCGCTTGTCTAGGAGACCATATCTTCCACGATGCCAGAAGTCCTGGGAAATTCTGTGACGGTCAGACAAGTGGGGACTTAGACTTAAAGGGGAAACCAAGTGATCAGATCCCTTTTTTTTTGTCCTCCAGCTGGGCGTTAGGCTAAAATGGGGAATTGTGGTCCCCGGCCGTGGGTCTTTAGACCACGAAAGCTCAGTTGCTCCTTCTGCCTGCCCCCATGGCCCTgtctcttccttccccttcctgGGGCCCACAGGAGAGAATTTAGGTTTGGAAATTAGAGTTGGAGCAGCAGCAGAAAGCCGCAAGGTTGCTGGACATGGCCTTGCTGTTTGCTCCGGGTGGGGATGGGGTATTCTATTAGATGTGGCTCTGGGGGTCAGTCTTAATTGGTCCTTCCTGTTTCTGCAGGTAGCTCGTAAGTTGGTCATCCTGGAGGGTGAGCTAGAGCGGGCAGAGGAGCGTGCCGAGGTGTCCGAATTGTGAGTGGCAGAGTGGGGTTGGGTGGTGCCCAGCTCAGCTCCAGACATGGTGGATGGGGGTTGgttggggagctgggagggagtaCGTTATGTTGGGAATGGATACCGACCAGGGCCTCTGGTCAAGTGGATGGGTATCTGGGACTCATCCTTCAGTccctcctctctgcttccctggcTGACAAAGAGTGACAGGCGACTGTTTGTTCTCACTGCCCTGGGAAGTACCGCCCacgtgttcactcttgccacaaAGGTATTAGGAAATACAAGTGTTGGGCAGTAGCCGAGAAGCCCAGAAGTCCCGTTTTCCTAGAGAGGAATCCTCAGGAGGCTGTGCCTTCTTAAGGGAACACTGAGGGCAGGCTGCCGTGTCTGTGTCTAAATGCCTTGTTCTTGATGTCATTGTTTGGCTAGGACACATTCTTGGTGGCAAGGAAAGGTGAGAAGCTTGACCAGAGTCCCCACAagctcccttccccccaccccccaccacaaaACCCCAAAAGCCTCTCCCCTCAGACTCGGGTGGGGACTCGAGCTCCCCAGAGCATCCCTGCAGTGCTAAGAGATCTGGTTTCCGAAACCCATCCCAGGCCTGCTTCCTGGCGTGTCCAGTGTAAACTCGGATTGCCGCCTCCCAGCCTCCTGCACTGCGTCTCATTCTTAAACACCTTCCGGAGTCAGCCTCATCAATCGTGGATTTCACAAGTCCCTGTTGCCTCAGACTTGGCGGGAGCCCAGAGAGCTTTACAAACCTCCCAAACACTCCTCGGCCTGCCGCGCCTTTGCCTGGCACGATGGGGTTTTGACAAGTACACAGCACTGTGTCTCAGAGAAAGCCATTAACATTTTTCCCCACATTCCTTCTGGGGGCCCCTGGCAGTGCGGATTCCTCCTTTAGAAAACTTTTTAGGGAGACTGTGGTTTGTACAAAAAGATAAGACACCAAAAATCTTCTCTTGTCTTTGGGCAGAAAATGTGGTGACCTGGAAGAAGAACTCAAGAATGTCACTAACAATCTGAAGTCACTAGAGGCTGCATCTGAAAAGGTTGGTGGTTGGCTTGAGCTGGAGGGTGATTTGCTggccttttttcttcccccaaggAACACAGGAGCGTGCCAGGGTGTCGGGGATCTGACCTGTGTTTGCCAACAGTAGCTTTGGTACCCAGCAGccaggtttccttttctcctatagAAAAGGGTGTCCAATGGCTAGATTTCCCTCTTTCATAGGGTCTTAATGCCAGCTTTTATCTCAGCCTCCTACGAAGGTGggcttatttatctatttatttattttggccatacaaggcagtgtgtgggatcttagtttcccaactagggatcaaacctatactCCTTGTAGTGGAAGCGAGGAGTCTTAACctccggaccaccaggaaagtccctggagaTGAATTTAGAACCTGAAATGGGGGCCTGGTCAGGCTCATCTTAGGGAATTCTGAGCCTCCTCATGTACATACAGAGCCTACAGAGCCGCACTCTCAACTGCATCCCTGGGTTCCTCCAGAAATACTTTCTAGAAGGTTGAGCAGCAATCACAGGTGGAAttgggcttttttgttgttgctgctgaaACAGTACCCAAAGTAGTCATTACAGGAGAGAGCATTAGTCATTACATTAGCAAGAACGTACAGACCCTTCCGtgaccttccctcctcccctcccaacCCCTGCTGTTGAGTTCCTCTTTCTCAGCTCTTCCtcactctccctcctcctcctcccctcccgtTGCACTGAACTCGTTTCACAGATGTTCCATGTTGGTCCCTTCCACTGCTTTCTTTGAAGCTTCTGTCCAGTCAGCCTGGGATGGCTGcccccttttctctctgcttGGCAACCCCCTGTCCACCCCTCCCGGATTGCTCATCCAGGTTAGGTATTTCTCAACTGCATAGCCCCACCTACTTCTTTCCCTATCGTGAGGGTTGATcacatttattataattaattgcGTGCCTTCCTCGCTAGATTGTAGAGACAGGGACTCTGTTGGTCTCCTTTAGAGCTGTGTCATTAGTCCCAGCGTGGTGCCTGGCGGGTATTTCATGCTGGGCTAGTTGGTGAATAAATGTGGGTATGTGAGAGACTGGTCATTGGGAGAGATGCTGTGGTGATCTTCTGCTCTGGAAGAGCTTGTAGTCTAGTTGAGTAGAAGGGTTGACAAAGTAATTAGGGTGTGGTGGGGCTTCCACAGAGGGACTTTGGGAAGCTGGGAAAGGTGTCGCAAGGAGGTGACCTTAGAAAAGAccatagaggcttccctggtggctcagtggtaaagaatctgcctgcccgtgCGGGAGACAAGAGTTTgacccctgatccgggaagatcgcACATGCAGCTGAGTttatgcaccacagctattgagcctgcgctctagagtcaggagctgcaactactgaagcctgagcaccccagagcctgaaacacgagaagtcaccgcaataagaagcctgtgcagtGTGCCTACAGAGGAGCCCTCCTcgcttgctacaactagagaaagccctcacagcaaggaagacccagcacagccaaaaataaataaataaaattattaaagggggaaaaaaaaaaaaactatagggCAGGATGCCAGCCAGGAGCTCATATTCCAGAATCAGGTTCCAGCTGTGGCTCGGTCAGGTAGTAGCCATGTAACCCTTGACAAATTAGCTAGCTTCCGTGACTCACTCCCTAATCTGTAAACTGGGATTGGTGTTAACAACACAGCTGGAAGTTGATAAAGGTTAGCTAATACTCACCTGAGTTGAGCCTTGAAAGACAAACATACCTTCTGACAGACAGCAGTGAGGAATGGGACATTCCATGCCTGGGGGCCCAGATGTAGTCAAGGGCTGGGAGACCAGAGAGTACTCAGAATAGGCTTAGGAAGTGGCAGGAAGCTGGTGGGAAGTGGGGTTGGAAACAGACGACGCCAGCTGCGGTGGAGGGCCTTGAGAGGCAtgtttccattcattcatctgcctccatcttcacacgTGTATCTTGAGTTGTCAGCTCAGGTCTTGAGATCAGTCCCATCCCAGAGGGATCCCCTCCCAGACTCTGAGTTTCCCACACATTTCATCTGCCTGGAAAGGTGTCTGTCTCTACTTTGCTGCTTAGGCAGGTTCGTAGCTTCAAGCACGCGCTTTTCTCCGAGAATCGGGGAACATGCATTCTCTTGTGCTGTCCCCCCGctccctcctttttaaaaagtagtgtttTGATCTCTCCCGCAGTATTCTGAAAAGGAGgacaaatatgaagaagaaatta
This genomic window from Cervus canadensis isolate Bull #8, Minnesota chromosome 4, ASM1932006v1, whole genome shotgun sequence contains:
- the TPM4 gene encoding tropomyosin alpha-4 chain isoform X2, which gives rise to MAGLNSLEAVKRKIQALQQQADEAEDRAQGLQRELDGERERREKAEGDVAALNRRIQLVEEELDRAQERLATALQKLEEAEKAADESERGMKVIENRAMKDEEKMEIQEMQLKEAKHIAEEADRKYEEVARKLVILEGELERAEERAEVSELKCGDLEEELKNVTNNLKSLEAASEKYSEKEDKYEEEIKLLSDKLKEAETRAEFAERTVAKLEKTIDDLEEKLAQAKEENVGLHQTLDQTLNELNCI
- the TPM4 gene encoding tropomyosin alpha-4 chain isoform X1 codes for the protein MEAIKKKMQMLKLDKENAIDRAEQAESDKKAAEEKCKQVEEELTHLQKKLKGTEDELDKYSEDLKDAQEKLELTEKKASDAEGDVAALNRRIQLVEEELDRAQERLATALQKLEEAEKAADESERGMKVIENRAMKDEEKMEIQEMQLKEAKHIAEEADRKYEEVARKLVILEGELERAEERAEVSELKCGDLEEELKNVTNNLKSLEAASEKYSEKEDKYEEEIKLLSDKLKEAETRAEFAERTVAKLEKTIDDLEEKLAQAKEENVGLHQTLDQTLNELNCI